A region from the Mycolicibacterium phlei genome encodes:
- a CDS encoding DEAD/DEAH box helicase, producing the protein MSTSSWEGVESELAQHLLDSNNRSLRSYESMPEWIEEHAHIEQAIAEGGYGHRQIYELVQNGADAMVYGSGGRIEVILTESRLYCANEGAPIDKPGLGALLGSNMSRKRGDEIGRFGLGFKSVLAVTERPEFFSRPISLRFSADFSRAQILGRIPEARDLPLPILRLGEPLDPLVEAASDPVLESLMTWAVTVVRLQRDDHRDTSWLADDLAGFPAEFLLFARHVSELVLDDRVAGRKRLIHVQRGGEEVRLIEGANDQLWRVFRKVVEPTPEARQDAGARAERDRLPIDWAVPLSGPTTVGKFWAFFPTTFETTLSGILNAPWKTNPDRENLLVGPFNEYLLDEAAELVVSNLHNVSSAADPAKHLDRMPARGREARGWADRRITERVYELAAVRESLPDQRGQLALPRTLRIHPDHVPAEAVQQWCSYDFRPHLWVHSAADSRERRPRVERLLEASRAGTEDPVPAVASYAEWLEALAAPATAEASAAALTVAELLKKQLSPFDFDEVRRSRIVLTSSGGLVAPDQSRLFIGGRPATESSAQVDNRLIDGSFVERVLRETFGLKDVDRSAELSTYIATGTEDPDYWATVWRLAADIPVDQAAEALRRRYHLVGEVRVRTLEGTFEPLRNVLLSGAILDASGSDPSFTIDEKWHSSTLELLRELGASELPHPDRSTFDGGPAGWYDAYLDFVREELRAAGQGTGAEQDIESDHSSIPSHLEVLPHLAPEARSRLTTAYLRIQPDQHFWAWRRPGRQHEPVFVVSPAIWMLQQSGMIPTSQGLRPVPEAVSAKLSKYQRILPVSRLSPEATGALALPDRVEECSSTLLYSAVDLLTEETDDDLIGSFVSRVSALLPPPQNLRCRVGSRHENRPPTEITAISNPDVYQQLRAVESPIILAPTAEDADRLVEHWQLRPEGDLITAEITFQLCAPETLLIEEFPGLRLIPAMADYRAVPLMRCTELTRTIRAAEGQTSKPIDKAFADNRIYWRVSDVLDPNGEDDALLSFVSDELGLGLTDQQITALLQNQKDEAQRRLIERIREQPDDQSRLLECLGAEGLRRYVPAALVSAVEEQGHTVDDRMLAEMALAVHGVDVLREAKDDLELRGLAAPVQWAGQHRAQEFVRELGFGREFAGFPEDRLEQVYEIAGPVELKPLHDFQETVRDRLRDLLRTTQKSKRAMLSLPTGAGKTRVAVQSLVEHFRDDEIDGPVLWIAQSEELCEQAVQAWAEVWRAMGPPKTLCISRLWDANSAEPSPSQPHVVVATIQKLEQSVIGKEPYEWLSQAAVVVVDEAHRGATTPTTTRLFRWLGLDLRSGDRCPLVGLTATPFIGSSKDQTEILVRRYGGKRLDAGLFPSDNTEQLIALLQERRILARAKHTQISGVEIVLDDRQLDALEKFQKLPKSVETELGLNASRNTELINSIKGQPDDWQILVFATSVENAQTLAALLRLEGISAAAITAETRPGVRRHYIQQFKERKIRVLTNYGTLTTGFDAPEVRAVYVARPTYSPNLYLQMIGRGLRGPANGGTEECLIVDVEDNIQMYGGKLAFTDFEFLWE; encoded by the coding sequence ATGTCGACCAGCAGCTGGGAGGGAGTCGAATCCGAGCTCGCTCAGCATTTGCTCGACTCCAATAATCGGAGCCTTCGATCGTACGAATCGATGCCGGAATGGATCGAGGAACACGCGCATATCGAGCAGGCGATTGCCGAGGGCGGGTACGGGCACCGGCAAATTTACGAGCTCGTCCAGAATGGCGCCGATGCCATGGTCTATGGATCCGGAGGCCGGATCGAGGTCATTCTGACCGAATCACGCCTTTACTGCGCCAACGAAGGCGCCCCGATCGACAAACCGGGACTCGGCGCGCTGCTCGGTTCGAACATGTCCAGAAAGCGCGGCGATGAGATCGGCCGGTTTGGTCTCGGATTCAAGTCCGTTCTTGCGGTGACAGAAAGACCGGAGTTCTTTTCGAGACCCATCAGCCTGCGCTTTAGCGCTGACTTTTCCCGGGCACAGATTCTGGGTCGAATCCCAGAGGCAAGAGATCTACCTCTGCCGATCCTGCGGCTCGGTGAGCCCCTCGATCCACTTGTCGAAGCAGCCTCCGACCCCGTGCTCGAATCGCTCATGACCTGGGCTGTCACGGTTGTGCGTCTCCAACGGGACGACCACCGCGACACCTCCTGGCTCGCCGACGACCTTGCAGGCTTTCCCGCAGAGTTCCTCCTCTTCGCCCGCCATGTCAGTGAGCTGGTACTCGATGACCGGGTCGCCGGGAGGAAACGGCTGATCCACGTACAGCGAGGCGGCGAAGAGGTCCGGCTCATCGAAGGTGCCAACGATCAGCTGTGGCGGGTGTTCCGCAAGGTCGTCGAGCCCACCCCCGAGGCCCGCCAGGACGCCGGCGCACGGGCCGAACGCGACCGGCTGCCGATCGACTGGGCAGTCCCCCTGTCCGGACCGACCACGGTCGGGAAGTTCTGGGCATTCTTCCCGACGACATTCGAGACCACGCTGTCAGGAATCCTCAACGCCCCATGGAAGACGAACCCGGATCGCGAAAACCTCCTGGTCGGTCCGTTCAACGAGTACCTGCTGGATGAAGCGGCCGAACTGGTGGTATCCAACCTCCACAACGTATCCTCCGCCGCTGACCCTGCCAAACACCTCGACAGGATGCCCGCTCGAGGCAGAGAAGCGCGCGGGTGGGCCGACCGCAGGATCACAGAACGCGTGTACGAGCTCGCCGCGGTACGCGAGTCCCTTCCGGATCAGCGCGGCCAGCTGGCCCTGCCCCGGACTCTGCGGATTCACCCCGACCACGTACCCGCAGAGGCGGTCCAGCAATGGTGCTCGTACGATTTCCGGCCGCACCTGTGGGTGCACTCGGCCGCCGACAGCCGGGAGCGGCGTCCGCGGGTAGAACGCCTCCTCGAAGCAAGCAGGGCGGGAACAGAGGATCCCGTACCCGCCGTCGCCAGCTACGCGGAGTGGCTCGAGGCACTCGCGGCACCCGCCACCGCTGAAGCATCTGCAGCCGCGTTAACGGTTGCCGAACTGCTCAAGAAGCAGCTTTCACCGTTCGACTTCGACGAAGTAAGGCGCTCACGCATCGTGCTGACATCTTCGGGCGGCCTCGTGGCGCCCGACCAGAGCCGCCTGTTCATCGGAGGAAGGCCCGCCACCGAATCCTCTGCGCAGGTGGACAACCGATTGATCGACGGATCATTTGTCGAGCGAGTCCTGCGTGAGACGTTCGGCTTGAAGGATGTCGACCGATCTGCGGAGTTGAGCACATACATCGCCACCGGAACCGAGGATCCCGACTACTGGGCGACGGTCTGGCGGCTTGCCGCCGATATCCCGGTCGATCAGGCCGCTGAGGCACTTCGCCGCCGGTACCACCTAGTCGGCGAGGTCCGGGTTCGCACCCTGGAGGGCACCTTCGAACCACTCCGCAATGTGCTGCTCTCCGGTGCGATCCTGGACGCCAGCGGGTCCGATCCGAGTTTCACTATCGATGAGAAGTGGCACTCAAGCACACTCGAACTACTACGCGAGTTAGGGGCTTCGGAGCTTCCCCATCCCGACCGATCCACGTTCGACGGCGGCCCAGCGGGCTGGTATGACGCCTATCTCGATTTCGTCAGAGAAGAACTTCGCGCTGCTGGCCAGGGCACCGGAGCAGAGCAGGACATCGAGTCTGACCATTCGAGCATCCCAAGTCATCTTGAGGTACTTCCCCACCTCGCTCCCGAGGCACGGTCGCGCCTAACGACCGCGTACCTGCGAATTCAACCGGACCAACATTTTTGGGCCTGGCGTCGTCCTGGCCGTCAGCACGAACCTGTCTTCGTCGTATCGCCGGCGATCTGGATGCTTCAACAGAGCGGGATGATTCCGACTTCACAAGGACTGAGACCTGTTCCTGAGGCAGTCTCGGCGAAGCTTTCCAAATACCAGCGGATTCTTCCCGTCAGCCGCCTGTCACCCGAAGCCACGGGAGCGCTTGCTCTGCCCGACCGGGTCGAGGAGTGCTCGAGCACCCTTCTCTACTCGGCGGTCGACCTCCTCACCGAGGAGACGGACGATGACCTGATCGGCAGCTTCGTTTCCCGTGTTTCCGCACTGCTTCCACCTCCGCAGAACCTGCGGTGTCGCGTCGGATCGCGTCATGAGAATCGGCCGCCAACCGAGATCACCGCAATCTCCAATCCGGATGTCTACCAGCAGCTCCGAGCCGTCGAGAGCCCGATCATCCTGGCTCCGACCGCGGAGGACGCAGACCGCCTTGTTGAACACTGGCAACTACGCCCAGAAGGTGACCTGATCACAGCAGAGATCACCTTCCAGCTCTGCGCACCCGAGACACTCCTCATCGAGGAGTTCCCCGGGTTGCGGCTGATCCCAGCAATGGCGGATTACAGGGCGGTCCCCCTCATGCGATGCACCGAACTGACAAGAACCATCCGCGCCGCCGAAGGACAAACCTCTAAGCCCATCGACAAGGCCTTCGCCGACAACCGAATCTACTGGCGCGTCAGTGACGTCCTCGACCCCAACGGCGAAGACGACGCGCTTCTGTCGTTCGTATCGGACGAACTCGGCCTAGGTCTCACCGATCAGCAGATAACCGCGCTGCTGCAAAACCAGAAGGATGAGGCTCAGCGCCGACTGATCGAAAGGATTCGCGAGCAGCCTGACGATCAGAGTCGTCTACTCGAGTGTCTCGGCGCGGAAGGGCTCCGCCGATACGTGCCTGCTGCTCTGGTGAGCGCAGTCGAAGAGCAGGGACATACCGTCGACGATCGAATGCTCGCCGAGATGGCACTCGCCGTACACGGCGTCGACGTCCTGCGCGAGGCCAAGGACGACCTCGAGCTTCGCGGACTGGCCGCGCCGGTTCAATGGGCAGGCCAGCACCGCGCACAAGAGTTCGTGCGGGAACTCGGATTCGGGCGTGAGTTTGCCGGCTTTCCGGAGGACAGACTCGAGCAGGTCTACGAAATCGCCGGCCCGGTGGAGCTGAAACCCCTTCACGACTTCCAGGAAACCGTGCGAGACAGGTTACGAGACCTCCTGCGAACCACGCAGAAGTCCAAGCGCGCGATGTTGTCTCTACCAACAGGAGCAGGCAAGACCAGAGTTGCTGTGCAAAGCCTCGTCGAACACTTTCGCGACGACGAGATCGACGGCCCCGTTCTGTGGATTGCGCAGAGCGAGGAACTGTGTGAGCAGGCCGTACAAGCGTGGGCTGAGGTATGGCGCGCGATGGGACCGCCCAAGACATTGTGTATAAGTCGGCTTTGGGATGCCAACAGTGCCGAACCGTCACCTAGTCAGCCACATGTCGTCGTGGCGACGATCCAGAAGCTTGAACAGTCCGTCATTGGGAAAGAGCCTTACGAGTGGCTGTCACAGGCAGCCGTTGTCGTCGTCGACGAGGCCCACAGAGGTGCAACAACCCCAACCACCACCCGGCTTTTCCGGTGGTTGGGACTCGATCTACGTTCCGGCGACCGCTGTCCCCTTGTCGGCCTAACCGCAACCCCATTCATCGGCTCCAGCAAGGACCAGACCGAGATCCTTGTCCGGCGGTACGGCGGCAAGAGGCTTGATGCCGGGTTGTTCCCCTCCGACAACACAGAACAGTTGATCGCACTGCTTCAAGAGCGCCGAATTCTCGCGCGCGCGAAGCATACGCAGATCAGCGGTGTCGAGATAGTCCTTGACGATCGTCAACTCGACGCGTTGGAGAAGTTTCAGAAACTGCCCAAGTCTGTCGAAACGGAGCTGGGCCTGAACGCATCTCGGAACACCGAACTGATCAATTCGATCAAAGGGCAACCGGACGACTGGCAGATCCTGGTCTTCGCAACATCGGTGGAGAACGCGCAGACACTCGCCGCCCTGCTTCGACTCGAAGGCATATCGGCGGCGGCTATCACCGCTGAGACTCGACCGGGGGTTCGCCGACACTACATCCAGCAATTCAAGGAGCGGAAGATTCGGGTACTGACGAATTACGGCACTCTGACAACGGGATTCGACGCACCGGAAGTCCGTGCTGTCTATGTCGCGAGACCCACTTACAGCCCGAACCTTTATCTCCAGATGATCGGCCGCGGACTACGCGGGCCGGCCAACGGCGGCACCGAGGAATGCCTGATCGTCGATGTCGAGGACAACATACAGATGTACGGCGGGAAGCTCGCCTTCACAGATTTCGAGTTCCTTTGGGAATGA
- a CDS encoding UvrD-helicase domain-containing protein — MNEELNRRETLTFDQRAVVERPLESRTIVVAGPGTGKTHTLVARIENLIESESEIAAQEVLSLSFSRAAVAELRRRVAALSTRGSRVRSATFDSFATRLLETTRGSALAELDYDQRIMSATELIQGRGIGDFMTIRHILVDEAQDLTGIRADFVLKLLEVADCGFTIFVDQAQAIYDFASGEFENSPSFVERVEAVYTSGVETRTLSSNFRTTDPQLLTIAGLGELIRNSEAKREDVAEKFRREMQKLPAAGSVDGAAQLLCVANDTAVLTRRNNEALAVSAALYNAGVKHQFRRRADDPVVGSWLSRLSSRIASTRLTRADLEEDESILPWPAQVTWGALSRVSPPRRGAINLEAVADRLALNMPPDELIDTNTGEVVVSSIHRSKGLEFTTVLLIPFEIPEDDWLQEARILYVGLTRAKQNLMALQPVDDRRWSFLQGANRWRRIGFAGKRTYTTGIEVTGSDAFSFDATGVLRPQRDPAELIDYLHTEVHAGDTVTLIRRVTDAVYDVLHEGNWVAVTTPGFGELVNNRLGLKNPPARIDGCRVETLSTVALSTQAAELLGVSTRLVPNCRIQGVGTW; from the coding sequence ATGAACGAGGAACTAAATCGTCGGGAGACTCTGACATTTGATCAACGAGCGGTTGTCGAGCGCCCACTAGAGTCCCGAACGATCGTCGTCGCGGGTCCGGGCACAGGCAAAACGCACACTCTTGTCGCTCGGATCGAGAACCTGATCGAGAGTGAATCGGAGATCGCCGCCCAGGAGGTGTTGTCTCTTAGTTTCTCGCGTGCTGCAGTCGCTGAGCTTCGCCGTCGAGTCGCAGCACTGTCGACGCGCGGATCCCGAGTACGCAGCGCTACATTCGACTCTTTCGCCACAAGACTGCTGGAAACCACCCGCGGCTCGGCACTCGCCGAACTCGACTACGACCAACGAATTATGAGCGCGACCGAGCTCATCCAGGGACGCGGGATCGGCGACTTCATGACGATCCGCCATATCCTGGTTGATGAGGCGCAGGATCTCACGGGTATTCGCGCTGACTTCGTATTGAAGCTTCTCGAGGTGGCAGACTGCGGCTTCACCATCTTCGTCGACCAAGCGCAGGCAATCTATGACTTCGCCTCGGGGGAGTTCGAGAATTCACCTTCGTTCGTCGAGCGAGTGGAGGCAGTCTATACGAGTGGAGTCGAAACCCGAACCCTCTCTTCGAACTTCCGGACGACTGATCCGCAGTTACTCACGATCGCCGGGTTGGGAGAGCTGATCCGAAATTCGGAAGCGAAACGCGAGGATGTTGCGGAAAAGTTCCGTAGGGAAATGCAGAAGCTTCCCGCCGCCGGTTCGGTCGACGGTGCTGCTCAGCTCCTGTGTGTGGCCAACGATACGGCCGTGCTGACGCGCCGGAACAACGAAGCGCTCGCGGTCTCAGCAGCGCTGTACAACGCAGGGGTGAAGCATCAGTTTCGTCGGCGGGCCGATGATCCCGTCGTCGGCTCCTGGCTGAGCCGCCTAAGCAGCCGAATAGCCTCAACCCGCCTGACACGGGCTGATTTGGAAGAGGATGAGTCGATCCTCCCGTGGCCGGCGCAGGTGACGTGGGGGGCTCTTTCACGAGTATCACCTCCTCGAAGAGGGGCAATAAATCTCGAAGCAGTCGCAGACCGGCTCGCCTTGAATATGCCTCCCGACGAACTCATCGATACGAACACCGGCGAAGTCGTTGTCTCGAGTATCCACCGATCGAAGGGGCTTGAGTTCACCACTGTCTTGTTGATCCCCTTCGAGATCCCCGAGGACGATTGGTTGCAGGAGGCACGGATCCTCTACGTAGGGTTGACCCGGGCCAAACAGAATCTGATGGCCCTGCAACCCGTCGATGATCGACGATGGAGCTTCCTCCAAGGGGCGAACCGATGGCGCCGCATCGGGTTCGCGGGCAAACGGACCTACACCACGGGAATCGAGGTCACCGGTTCTGATGCCTTCAGCTTCGACGCCACAGGCGTCCTCAGGCCGCAGCGCGACCCTGCCGAGTTGATCGACTACCTGCACACCGAAGTGCACGCCGGGGATACTGTGACTTTGATCCGCCGTGTCACCGACGCAGTGTACGACGTCCTACATGAGGGCAACTGGGTGGCGGTTACGACACCCGGTTTCGGCGAGCTCGTCAACAACCGGCTGGGTCTTAAGAATCCACCCGCTCGGATCGACGGTTGCCGGGTCGAGACCCTCTCCACGGTAGCTCTGTCCACGCAAGCCGCAGAGCTGCTAGGCGTCTCGACACGACTTGTGCCGAATTGTCGGATACAGGGTGTAGGAACATGGTGA
- a CDS encoding DUF1998 domain-containing protein, with product MYPRPTRPATWCLKRLVLDCRVGDLHPPWSEDAFKALNRYWEAIKHVPEDALPSVLSGMQLDQLSGYSLEELVEAVQERRNAEQTDTDLDPSIIKKQEYLALTRGRAPRSAKQDFVCVPAAGISAPVEEIFSSVMVVKRLREVRVLTSFTRVREPEPSDLKERLSPLARESLPWLPAIEVMGEGIFLEIAPTRLAAWETQENVQLRADVLKSNARNREQGKSSVLSDRISPRLLLTHTLAHLLINQWSLDCGYPAASLRERLYVTDEYAGLLIYTATSDSAGSLGGLISQANPDRLEPSLRNALATATWCSSDPLCIESDPGGTDALNLAACHCCTLLPETSCEEMNLLLDRATVVGIPDRFEGFLQNWAG from the coding sequence CTGTACCCGCGCCCCACGCGTCCTGCAACGTGGTGCCTCAAACGTCTGGTTCTCGATTGTCGAGTCGGCGATCTCCATCCCCCGTGGTCTGAAGACGCGTTCAAGGCCCTGAACCGGTATTGGGAGGCAATCAAACATGTACCCGAGGACGCACTGCCGAGTGTTCTCAGCGGAATGCAACTCGATCAGCTAAGCGGCTACAGCTTGGAGGAACTGGTCGAAGCGGTACAGGAGCGCAGGAACGCCGAGCAGACTGACACCGACCTCGACCCCTCGATCATCAAGAAGCAGGAGTACCTGGCGCTCACCCGCGGAAGAGCACCGAGATCCGCCAAACAGGACTTCGTTTGTGTCCCCGCCGCAGGTATCAGTGCCCCCGTTGAGGAGATATTCAGTTCCGTCATGGTGGTCAAGCGCCTACGCGAGGTGCGTGTCCTGACGTCTTTCACACGTGTGCGTGAACCGGAACCTTCAGACCTCAAGGAACGACTCTCACCGCTTGCACGCGAGTCACTGCCGTGGCTGCCCGCGATTGAGGTGATGGGAGAGGGGATATTCCTGGAGATCGCGCCTACGCGGCTCGCTGCGTGGGAGACGCAGGAGAACGTCCAACTCAGGGCTGACGTGTTGAAAAGCAATGCGCGTAATCGCGAGCAGGGAAAGTCCTCGGTGTTGTCCGACCGGATAAGCCCACGACTACTATTGACCCACACGCTCGCTCATCTGCTCATCAATCAGTGGTCGCTCGACTGTGGCTACCCTGCTGCATCCCTTCGCGAGCGCTTGTACGTGACCGACGAATACGCCGGGCTTCTGATCTACACCGCTACCAGCGATTCCGCCGGCTCCCTCGGCGGCCTGATCAGTCAGGCCAATCCCGATCGACTCGAGCCGTCGTTGCGGAATGCGCTGGCCACAGCAACATGGTGTTCGTCGGATCCTCTGTGCATAGAATCCGATCCGGGCGGCACTGACGCGCTCAACCTTGCGGCGTGCCATTGCTGCACGCTGCTTCCAGAGACCAGCTGCGAGGAGATGAATCTCCTACTGGACCGCGCGACAGTCGTGGGCATCCCGGATCGATTCGAAGGGTTCTTGCAGAACTGGGCCGGTTAG
- a CDS encoding helicase-related protein, translating to MTSLDGKYAFREELSRLLIEDLVGPAGGPEEVLDDAPITRYVAGILYPAGGGWNTAGMADDAENVDEADGYDEVVNPDPAVAMANVRNPASMGLSFSVRADCSRIRVSVEAARYTPLPTEAGEENPRWKRVPLSIEPLIIDVSQPQIGMRLPVGDGLSLFVRIRPTDHSGANPVTLILINERKATGMGERDADAIFQPKLTVSAADGAEGVFVERTPAPAAGLEDEEVLSNELLFSHVPNLAVGHGCSVTWQRNSSGTADELETTFTPSYDLPLADSNPDIDIPALDMRTLAASRREDVVNGLRQLVAGYRAWISQIEIHAQSLRGTRADTATRHVTACRDAAHRIDKGIDLLESSDDAFLAFQLMNSAMVEQRIRSERILAGRTELQPDQIPARWRPFQLAFVLLCVRGIADQTDPDRETTDLLWFPTGGGKTEAYLGLIAFTIFLRRITGRGAGVTTLMRYTLRLLTIQQFERATLLICCCERIRRDRSDLGRDEISIGLYVGRSATPLTRRDADAALKKLRNKPTAVPKEGNPVQFRSCPWCGTALDPTKYWIGNAPARLNITCGNEACDFSKHLPAYLVDEDVYDYRPSLIIGTVDKFAGLPWRAKASALFNRDKAGQPGIDLIIQDELHLISGPLGTLTGLYETVIDHLAGRDGVRPKVIASTATIRRAQAQGASLFDRQVRQFPPPGIDSRDSYFAVEADPTRKGNRRYIGVMSPGKSQTTLLVRVYAALLQYANVIPGEPADRDPYWTLVGYFNSLRVLAGARMQVQDDVEERIDLLADDEATRRILNDPIELTSRASSVDIPGYLKRMRLAYPDPNALSVILATNMISVGVDIDRLGLMTMMGQPQSTSEYIQSTSRVGRQHPGLVVTIYNAARSRDRSHYESFLPYHSALYREVESTSVTPFSPRARDRGLHAVLVALVRHTVPGLHQNNDAANIAAHKAEVEQLRDLILERVRHIDVAEVEPTRAELNQFISMWLRRACEEQKLVYANREHPEHALLIEAAEDTENLPDVMPTLWSLRDVDRTSNLYLTRA from the coding sequence ATGACAAGCCTGGACGGGAAGTACGCGTTTCGCGAGGAGTTGTCGCGGTTACTCATCGAGGACCTCGTCGGTCCCGCTGGCGGCCCCGAGGAGGTCCTCGACGATGCCCCCATCACCCGATACGTCGCAGGAATTCTGTACCCAGCGGGCGGCGGCTGGAACACCGCAGGTATGGCAGACGATGCCGAGAATGTCGATGAAGCCGACGGATACGACGAAGTCGTAAACCCAGACCCTGCAGTGGCTATGGCGAATGTTCGCAACCCGGCCTCAATGGGCTTGAGTTTCTCTGTTCGGGCGGATTGCAGCAGGATCCGGGTATCCGTGGAAGCCGCTCGCTACACTCCTCTTCCAACTGAGGCCGGCGAAGAGAACCCCCGCTGGAAGCGAGTGCCGCTCTCTATCGAGCCCTTGATAATCGATGTATCGCAACCGCAGATCGGCATGAGGTTACCCGTCGGCGATGGACTCAGTCTCTTTGTCCGTATTCGTCCGACCGACCACTCCGGCGCTAACCCGGTTACCTTAATACTGATCAACGAGCGCAAAGCCACAGGCATGGGAGAGCGTGACGCCGACGCCATCTTCCAGCCGAAACTCACCGTGTCAGCGGCGGACGGCGCTGAGGGCGTGTTCGTAGAACGGACACCGGCACCAGCAGCCGGCCTCGAGGACGAAGAGGTGCTGTCAAACGAACTGTTGTTCAGCCATGTTCCAAACCTCGCGGTGGGCCACGGATGTTCGGTGACCTGGCAGCGTAACTCCTCAGGGACTGCGGACGAGCTTGAAACAACATTCACACCGAGTTACGACCTCCCCCTAGCCGACTCAAACCCTGACATCGATATCCCTGCACTCGACATGCGGACACTGGCAGCCTCCAGACGAGAGGACGTCGTTAACGGGTTACGCCAACTGGTAGCTGGATATCGCGCGTGGATCTCGCAGATCGAGATCCACGCCCAATCGCTGCGGGGCACACGGGCCGACACTGCGACCCGTCACGTAACTGCCTGCCGAGATGCCGCACACCGCATTGATAAGGGTATTGACCTACTCGAGTCATCAGACGATGCATTCCTCGCATTTCAGCTGATGAACTCAGCGATGGTGGAACAACGTATACGCAGCGAACGGATTCTTGCCGGGCGAACCGAGTTGCAACCCGACCAGATCCCCGCACGGTGGCGCCCTTTCCAGTTGGCTTTCGTGTTGTTGTGCGTCAGGGGCATCGCTGACCAGACGGACCCAGACCGCGAAACCACCGATCTTCTCTGGTTTCCCACGGGCGGCGGTAAGACCGAGGCCTACCTCGGTCTTATCGCATTCACCATCTTCCTGCGCCGCATCACCGGCCGCGGCGCCGGAGTTACAACCTTGATGCGTTATACGTTGCGACTGCTCACGATTCAACAGTTTGAGCGAGCGACTCTCTTGATCTGCTGCTGCGAGCGCATCCGTCGGGATCGTAGTGATCTCGGTCGCGACGAAATCTCCATCGGACTGTACGTGGGCAGGAGCGCAACTCCACTCACACGCAGGGACGCGGATGCAGCACTCAAGAAACTCCGGAATAAGCCGACAGCCGTACCCAAAGAGGGAAACCCGGTTCAATTCCGCAGTTGCCCGTGGTGCGGCACAGCCCTTGATCCCACCAAGTACTGGATCGGCAATGCACCCGCCCGTCTCAACATCACCTGCGGGAATGAGGCGTGTGACTTCAGCAAGCATCTTCCCGCCTATCTGGTCGATGAAGATGTCTACGACTATCGTCCTTCCCTGATAATCGGCACTGTCGATAAGTTCGCCGGTCTTCCATGGCGCGCGAAGGCGAGCGCTCTGTTCAATCGTGACAAAGCAGGACAACCCGGCATTGACCTGATCATTCAGGACGAACTCCACCTGATCTCAGGCCCTCTGGGAACTCTCACCGGTCTGTACGAAACGGTCATAGACCACCTCGCCGGGCGCGACGGAGTACGGCCGAAGGTGATCGCATCAACAGCCACCATCCGACGCGCACAAGCACAGGGAGCATCGCTCTTCGACCGCCAGGTGAGACAGTTTCCTCCGCCAGGAATCGACTCTCGGGACTCGTATTTCGCGGTTGAAGCGGACCCCACCAGAAAGGGGAATCGTCGCTACATCGGTGTGATGTCCCCCGGCAAGAGTCAGACGACACTCCTTGTGCGTGTCTATGCCGCTCTCCTGCAGTACGCCAACGTGATTCCAGGAGAGCCCGCTGATCGAGATCCATACTGGACCCTGGTCGGTTACTTCAACAGCCTGAGGGTGCTCGCCGGCGCGAGAATGCAGGTGCAAGACGACGTCGAAGAGCGAATCGACCTTCTCGCGGACGATGAGGCCACGCGACGAATTCTCAATGACCCCATCGAACTGACCAGCCGCGCAAGCTCTGTCGACATCCCGGGCTACCTGAAACGGATGCGACTCGCCTATCCGGACCCGAATGCCTTGAGCGTCATTCTTGCAACGAACATGATCTCAGTGGGTGTGGACATCGACAGGCTCGGTTTGATGACAATGATGGGCCAGCCCCAGTCGACGTCGGAATACATTCAGTCAACAAGCCGGGTCGGCCGGCAACATCCCGGCCTGGTTGTAACGATCTACAACGCCGCGCGGTCACGCGACCGGTCTCATTACGAGAGCTTCCTCCCCTATCACTCGGCTCTCTACCGCGAAGTGGAATCGACAAGCGTGACACCGTTCAGCCCTCGCGCACGCGACCGCGGACTGCACGCCGTACTGGTTGCGTTGGTGCGACACACGGTACCGGGTCTCCATCAGAACAACGATGCGGCGAATATCGCTGCCCACAAGGCCGAGGTCGAACAACTCCGTGACCTGATTCTCGAACGCGTAAGGCACATCGACGTCGCTGAAGTCGAACCCACTCGCGCTGAGCTAAACCAGTTCATCTCGATGTGGCTGCGGCGTGCTTGCGAGGAGCAGAAACTGGTCTACGCCAACCGCGAACACCCGGAGCATGCACTTCTGATAGAGGCTGCGGAGGACACTGAGAATCTTCCGGACGTTATGCCGACGTTGTGGAGCCTTCGTGACGTCGACCGGACATCCAACCTGTACTTGACGAGGGCATAA